A part of Paenibacillus sp. IHBB 10380 genomic DNA contains:
- a CDS encoding GNAT family N-acetyltransferase — protein sequence MEMRLDRVPLEHREVIDHLMQFYLYDFTQYLQIEVNDNGLFPAYPELDSYWSSGNDKVAFLIKVSNRPAGFALVDQLHNSSEGEYYMTEFFIMKKYRRGGVGTWAAHELFRQFKGSWKVTQVKSNAPAQVFWQKVIRAYTDGKFRQKVHPEQGNLSQYFNS from the coding sequence ATGGAAATGAGGCTAGATAGAGTTCCACTGGAACACAGAGAGGTCATTGATCATTTGATGCAGTTCTACTTGTATGATTTCACACAGTATCTTCAAATTGAGGTTAATGATAATGGGCTATTCCCAGCCTATCCTGAGCTAGATTCTTACTGGAGTAGCGGGAACGACAAGGTAGCATTTCTAATTAAGGTATCTAATAGACCTGCAGGGTTCGCATTAGTTGATCAATTGCACAACAGCTCGGAAGGCGAATATTATATGACGGAGTTTTTTATTATGAAGAAATATCGGCGTGGTGGAGTTGGAACATGGGCGGCGCATGAGCTTTTTCGTCAGTTCAAGGGGAGCTGGAAGGTGACTCAAGTGAAGAGTAATGCGCCGGCGCAAGTCTTTTGGCAGAAAGTGATTAGAGCTTACACCGACGGGAAATTTAGACAGAAAGTTCATCCAGAGCAGGGTAACTTGAGTCAATATTTCAATTCTTAA
- a CDS encoding spermine/spermidine synthase domain-containing protein: protein MNDHHLPPEVIEKHSTPRGVIQLQRRGSYYEIISNGTFLMATYNGESERLLISEPLKRNHHPSHILIGGLGVGFSLQEALKDSRIEQVTVLEIEEVIIEWNRTILSAVSEEASFHPKSNIVHADCLVWLAEHDDKFDLICLDIDNGPDWNVYADNESLYSDYGLALLARHLQPGGYLSFWSATSSPDFVDRLKRHFQSVDILSVPQDRGEPDVIFLTQEPIIQTT from the coding sequence TTGAACGATCATCATTTACCCCCAGAAGTCATTGAAAAGCATTCTACACCCCGTGGTGTAATTCAATTACAGCGTAGAGGTTCATATTATGAGATCATCAGTAATGGGACGTTTCTTATGGCAACATATAATGGTGAATCTGAGAGGCTCCTCATTAGCGAGCCATTGAAACGTAACCATCATCCTAGTCATATTCTCATTGGAGGACTTGGTGTAGGGTTCAGCTTACAAGAAGCACTGAAAGACTCTCGTATAGAACAGGTAACTGTCCTTGAAATCGAAGAAGTCATTATTGAATGGAATAGAACTATTTTATCTGCGGTATCGGAAGAAGCTTCGTTCCATCCTAAAAGCAACATCGTACATGCCGATTGCCTTGTTTGGTTAGCAGAGCATGATGATAAGTTCGACCTTATATGCTTAGACATAGATAATGGTCCTGATTGGAATGTATATGCTGATAACGAGTCACTCTACAGCGATTATGGCCTTGCCCTACTTGCTCGGCATTTGCAACCGGGTGGATATCTGTCTTTTTGGAGTGCTACTTCATCCCCAGACTTCGTGGATAGATTGAAGCGTCATTTTCAAAGTGTCGATATTCTGTCTGTTCCACAAGATCGTGGCGAGCCCGATGTTATCTTTCTCACACAGGAGCCTATAATCCAGACTACTTAA
- a CDS encoding DUF2812 domain-containing protein — translation MLKKVFRPFWSYDVHKTEEWLSSMAEKGYYLVKLNRGTRYFFFEKGDSKRITYRIGFNKMHENSLSKALLHDGWTKVLQSRHWYVLSNENPHEQIKTSPVREGIIKHNRVIMYIFGSILIYLTTMSILFGTIISLVAFSQDEPFRVIESPYWILTYIYISALLVLLVMSIYSVIKVNKSNKKLINENIQQNKLHRVDHDEERLSKNAEKKLKHSGQMVVKRKFGWMYAPDKLEKWLETMEEQGHHLYRISKTGTVFYFLKSRPRKISYCADFQNMADESYNDIHRDSGWKSAFISNSSFQKWTLWSREYSEGEERPQIYSDKSHHLKHARRLAITYSCLFLPLVILNIINIRSSTEWMFTNNIDKIQMMNTISVGLVILTLGSFSVRTWLYYMRLRKRYDYNL, via the coding sequence ATGCTTAAAAAAGTATTTAGGCCATTTTGGAGCTACGATGTGCACAAAACAGAAGAATGGCTCTCGTCTATGGCGGAAAAGGGTTATTATTTAGTGAAATTGAACCGAGGAACACGTTATTTTTTCTTTGAAAAAGGCGATTCTAAGAGAATAACGTATCGTATAGGGTTCAATAAAATGCATGAAAATTCACTGTCAAAAGCTTTATTACATGATGGTTGGACCAAGGTTCTGCAAAGCAGGCATTGGTATGTACTGTCGAATGAGAATCCTCATGAACAAATAAAAACCTCCCCCGTTCGTGAAGGCATTATCAAACATAATAGAGTGATTATGTACATTTTTGGTAGTATTTTAATATATTTGACAACGATGTCTATCTTATTTGGCACCATAATTAGCTTGGTTGCGTTTTCTCAAGATGAACCGTTTAGAGTTATTGAAAGCCCCTATTGGATTTTAACTTACATTTATATAAGTGCTCTATTAGTCCTATTAGTTATGTCTATCTATTCTGTTATCAAAGTTAATAAATCGAACAAGAAATTGATCAATGAAAACATACAACAAAACAAACTACACAGAGTGGATCATGATGAGGAAAGACTAAGTAAGAATGCAGAAAAGAAGTTGAAGCACTCAGGTCAAATGGTTGTTAAACGAAAGTTTGGATGGATGTATGCTCCGGATAAGCTTGAAAAGTGGCTCGAAACCATGGAAGAACAAGGTCATCATCTTTATCGTATAAGTAAAACGGGAACCGTTTTCTATTTCTTAAAGAGTCGCCCACGCAAGATAAGTTATTGTGCTGATTTTCAAAATATGGCAGATGAAAGCTACAATGATATACACAGGGATTCCGGCTGGAAGAGTGCTTTTATTTCCAATTCATCTTTTCAAAAATGGACCTTATGGAGCCGGGAATATTCAGAGGGCGAAGAACGACCACAGATCTACAGTGACAAATCACATCATTTAAAACATGCAAGACGCCTAGCAATTACCTACTCATGTCTTTTTCTTCCTTTGGTCATCCTTAATATTATAAATATAAGATCAAGTACAGAATGGATGTTCACTAACAACATAGATAAAATTCAAATGATGAACACCATTTCAGTTGGGCTTGTTATCCTTACCTTGGGTTCGTTCTCGGTCAGAACATGGCTGTATTACATGCGACTTAGAAAGCGTTATGATTACAATTTATAA
- a CDS encoding PadR family transcriptional regulator yields MIEKVLKKYVPMTETAFYILLSLTIPRHGYGIVKHVEEISGSRIRLGSGTVYGTLTKMQKDGIITVFADEERRTVYEITEIGKKLITAEIHRLKELHQNALKYEGDFYA; encoded by the coding sequence ATGATTGAAAAGGTGCTGAAAAAGTATGTACCCATGACAGAAACGGCATTCTATATACTTCTGTCCTTAACAATACCGCGTCACGGATATGGCATTGTTAAACATGTAGAGGAAATTTCAGGATCACGAATTCGATTAGGATCGGGTACAGTTTACGGAACGCTAACTAAAATGCAGAAAGATGGGATTATCACTGTATTTGCCGATGAAGAGAGAAGAACAGTTTATGAAATTACTGAAATAGGCAAGAAATTAATTACTGCTGAGATACACAGACTCAAAGAGCTGCACCAAAATGCACTAAAATACGAGGGGGATTTTTATGCTTAA
- the map gene encoding type I methionyl aminopeptidase: MTIGSQKDIDSLKEIGNIVASTIKEMKRNVRVGMTTQELDELGGLFLKSRGAISAPKKALNFPGNTCISINQEVAHGIPSDRKIQEGDLINIDVCAEKDGYIADTGHSFQIPPYNMSLTRLCQYTHDTMMKVISSLKHGVKLNEIGRIIQLEAEKGGYRVVKNLCSHGVGRSIHESPEILPFYNKHDKRILKEGLVITIEPFLSTGAEYAVEQNDGWTLSVPDNSYVAQHEHTIIITKNQPIIVTVA, translated from the coding sequence ATGACCATAGGTTCTCAGAAGGATATCGATAGCCTTAAGGAAATCGGCAATATTGTGGCTTCAACGATTAAAGAAATGAAACGTAATGTACGTGTTGGAATGACAACACAGGAATTGGATGAGTTGGGAGGATTATTTTTGAAGAGCCGTGGTGCTATATCTGCACCCAAAAAAGCATTAAACTTTCCAGGCAACACTTGCATTAGTATTAACCAAGAAGTAGCTCACGGTATACCGAGTGACAGAAAAATTCAAGAGGGTGACTTAATAAACATCGATGTTTGTGCTGAAAAGGATGGCTATATTGCGGATACGGGGCACTCTTTTCAAATACCTCCATACAACATGTCTTTAACTCGTCTCTGCCAATACACTCATGATACGATGATGAAAGTCATATCCTCACTTAAACACGGAGTAAAGTTGAACGAAATTGGTAGGATCATTCAACTTGAAGCTGAAAAAGGAGGCTATAGGGTTGTTAAAAATTTGTGTAGTCATGGTGTAGGAAGATCTATACACGAATCACCAGAAATTCTTCCCTTTTATAACAAACATGATAAACGCATATTGAAAGAAGGTTTAGTCATTACGATTGAGCCATTCCTATCAACCGGTGCTGAGTATGCTGTTGAGCAGAATGATGGATGGACGTTAAGTGTTCCTGACAATAGTTATGTAGCACAGCATGAGCACACCATAATTATTACAAAAAACCAGCCCATCATCGTGACGGTTGCCTAA
- a CDS encoding S8 family serine peptidase has translation MEKRIRIIRSYFIVLLSFILAIGIAVPQSYAAIEESTNPPLEIQSKLKPLSDSDLLQQHPIPKLQLPEIHGKQSMDTKRMKSSVQAENFVEPSDSNEPITVIVELASDPLKVFEATAPFSMKSSINSYSNTLRQEHSTFKSAAILNSGATINREYSEVFNGYSVTLPADEVDQLLLLPGVKAIYPNIEYKALEIDAMSEGFIPYMDVSAPFIGADKLWESGYTGAGIKVGVIDTGIDYNHPSLKGAYKGGYDFVDNDSDPMETLPDPTKPIKDGKPYDTSHGTHVSGTVVGQGDPKHPHDGKGWVRGVAPGADLYVYRVLGPYGRGNSENVIAAIELGVTDGLDVINLSLGSGLNNEYSPDSIAADNATLAGVTVVLANGNEGPNDQTVGSPAASQLSISVGASTPPAHTPLFSSSEIGDIFAQLATFSPELGESNQELDLVYANFGQVSDYSNLDVSGKIVVVSRGVLSFGEKSINATAAGAKALIIHNNTTGEFGATLGEPGNYVPTYTITQEDGLTLKNKIEQGHSTITFSLIEEQDLLADFSSRGPALPNYSIKPDFSAPGVGIRSSIPAYNGDYSNAYENLNGTSMAAPHIAGAVALILEQTKQSNLDLDPYQLKSILSNNSVPLSDRQGRPYSVNQQGAGRVDLVKSIEADSIIKVKEPIPTQINNQTTSDYYTSSLSYGQQRANTKVSKQITIDNISNSNQIYHASVDWYSNSGLTIQPNIDTVYVYEGTPNTVFPVNLTIPEGTPDGMYDGQIVLTEATTSHELRVPFSVFVGESFNLTPITDLDFSSTVFSPNGDEVSDTMDVSFAVNQDLESFLFFIFDGITGAPIGYTYDSITVKPLHDKNYYNYTWDGTVITEDSEITLTDGIYVMAPVILDTNEVLEKSAKSFLVDLQAPEISLDSESLILHQDQPGVGTITGDITSDLHLDYLDDGTNLNELIGISGLVQSDQGLQQFDGTLDKTGHFTLNVPIHKGENTYYIFAYDSVGNGKQIPAKIIHYNYNPDSSQVNLSSSKSQVLAGEAFDVGVNYSVTEDVYSASFSLTYPTKLRLNTINPELIITDLANGLKQVDYTLTLPEGRLKGTLASFNFTATEAGSYPINISKVKLLNKKGTSIPVYGMSPITVKVTTPLDPGPGPNPSTGPSYSGSYSSNPTSTPKDNSKKFKAGSIIESKLNDKLTGILTITPSLLTEQITNTNTKAVTLDLSDISIDTFDPLNISISSALAEKLQQSKKDLVLVGLNFEIRIPSQSIVDFVTKDGFLIPLTESKSIGAIQAPEGASAKFAAPTLTVHGQTKEFKTPIQIKLNLSTSGVTDILKVGIYSQSKDSQWSYFGIPSPNSKNNTVQFSTSAPGSFTAIETLKSFTDTSNHWAKHEVEVLAAHFLVTGKTSGTTFRPKDNVNQAEFNTLLDRLLSSNMTWDQRMAESGARDELTREQVAVLLNKALGQTVSEVTKQLDFNDQATISPDARVAVAFVVSKGYLKGNPNHSFNPKGTLTRAEAAIILYRVLLDQDTY, from the coding sequence TTGGAGAAACGTATACGTATAATTCGTAGTTATTTTATTGTTTTGCTAAGCTTTATTCTTGCGATAGGGATTGCCGTACCACAGTCCTATGCTGCTATTGAGGAATCAACAAATCCACCCCTTGAGATTCAATCGAAACTTAAACCTCTTAGCGATTCTGATTTACTCCAACAACATCCAATTCCCAAGCTCCAACTTCCTGAAATTCATGGAAAACAATCAATGGATACTAAGCGTATGAAGTCTTCTGTGCAAGCTGAGAACTTCGTCGAACCTAGTGACAGTAATGAACCTATTACAGTTATCGTAGAGTTGGCCTCCGATCCTCTCAAAGTATTTGAGGCTACTGCTCCATTTAGTATGAAATCAAGTATTAACAGTTATAGTAATACGCTTCGTCAGGAACATTCAACATTCAAATCTGCTGCAATCCTTAACTCTGGGGCAACGATTAATCGTGAGTACTCAGAAGTATTTAATGGTTACTCCGTTACACTACCTGCTGATGAGGTAGATCAACTTCTGTTGTTACCTGGGGTTAAAGCAATATATCCTAATATCGAATATAAAGCTTTAGAAATAGATGCCATGTCTGAAGGCTTCATACCTTATATGGATGTGAGTGCACCTTTCATTGGAGCTGACAAGCTCTGGGAATCTGGGTACACCGGTGCTGGCATTAAAGTGGGGGTCATTGATACCGGTATTGATTATAATCACCCTAGTCTCAAAGGAGCTTATAAAGGCGGCTACGATTTCGTAGATAACGACTCTGATCCTATGGAAACATTACCCGATCCTACAAAGCCTATAAAGGATGGTAAACCGTATGACACCTCTCATGGGACGCATGTTTCAGGAACCGTGGTTGGGCAAGGTGATCCAAAACATCCACACGATGGAAAAGGTTGGGTTAGAGGGGTCGCTCCTGGTGCTGACTTATATGTCTACCGTGTTCTTGGTCCATATGGGCGCGGGAATTCTGAGAATGTTATCGCAGCAATTGAGCTTGGTGTAACGGATGGACTTGATGTAATCAATCTATCTCTCGGTTCAGGTCTGAACAATGAGTATAGCCCTGACTCCATTGCTGCAGATAATGCCACACTTGCTGGAGTCACCGTTGTATTAGCTAATGGAAATGAAGGTCCAAATGATCAAACCGTTGGAAGTCCTGCTGCATCGCAGTTATCCATCTCTGTAGGAGCCTCTACTCCTCCAGCTCATACCCCCCTCTTCTCATCTTCTGAGATAGGTGATATTTTTGCTCAACTAGCGACGTTCTCACCTGAGCTGGGTGAATCGAATCAAGAGCTTGATCTTGTTTATGCTAACTTTGGACAAGTGAGCGATTATAGCAATCTAGATGTAAGCGGTAAAATCGTTGTTGTCTCTCGAGGTGTTCTGAGTTTCGGAGAAAAATCCATCAATGCAACAGCTGCTGGAGCAAAAGCACTTATTATTCACAACAATACGACTGGAGAATTTGGTGCGACTTTAGGTGAGCCAGGAAATTATGTACCTACCTATACTATTACTCAGGAAGATGGCCTCACATTAAAAAATAAAATAGAACAAGGTCATTCTACAATCACCTTCTCCCTTATTGAGGAGCAGGATCTGTTAGCTGACTTTAGCTCAAGAGGACCTGCACTTCCGAACTACTCTATTAAACCTGATTTCTCAGCTCCTGGTGTGGGAATTCGTTCTTCTATTCCTGCATATAATGGAGATTATAGTAATGCATACGAGAATTTAAATGGTACGAGTATGGCAGCTCCACATATTGCAGGGGCAGTTGCTTTAATTCTTGAACAAACCAAACAATCTAATCTTGACTTAGATCCATATCAACTTAAATCGATCTTAAGTAATAACTCGGTTCCTCTCAGTGACCGACAAGGCAGACCTTATTCTGTTAACCAACAAGGAGCCGGTCGCGTTGACTTAGTCAAAAGTATTGAAGCTGACTCGATTATCAAAGTTAAGGAGCCTATCCCGACTCAGATAAATAACCAAACAACTTCTGACTACTACACTAGCAGCTTGTCTTATGGACAACAAAGAGCTAACACGAAAGTATCTAAACAAATCACTATCGATAATATCAGTAATTCTAACCAAATCTATCACGCTTCTGTAGATTGGTATAGTAACAGTGGTCTTACGATCCAGCCTAATATAGATACGGTTTATGTTTATGAAGGAACACCAAACACTGTATTTCCAGTCAATTTAACAATTCCTGAAGGAACCCCTGATGGGATGTATGATGGTCAAATTGTACTCACTGAAGCAACAACCTCACACGAACTTAGAGTTCCTTTCAGTGTTTTTGTAGGTGAGAGCTTCAACTTGACTCCAATCACTGATCTTGATTTCTCATCGACTGTATTCTCTCCGAATGGTGATGAAGTATCTGATACCATGGATGTATCTTTCGCAGTAAATCAAGACCTAGAAAGCTTTCTCTTCTTCATTTTTGATGGTATAACTGGAGCCCCTATTGGATACACTTATGATTCAATAACTGTAAAACCCCTCCACGACAAGAACTATTATAACTATACGTGGGATGGGACTGTGATTACAGAGGACAGTGAGATCACGTTAACAGATGGTATTTACGTGATGGCTCCTGTCATTCTTGATACGAATGAAGTTCTAGAGAAATCTGCCAAATCATTCTTGGTGGATCTTCAAGCACCTGAAATTTCTCTAGATAGTGAGAGCTTGATTCTTCACCAAGATCAACCTGGGGTAGGTACTATAACAGGCGACATCACGAGTGATTTACATCTGGATTATTTGGATGATGGTACGAACCTAAATGAACTCATAGGTATCAGTGGTCTCGTACAATCGGATCAGGGACTTCAGCAATTTGATGGAACCCTTGATAAGACAGGTCATTTTACTCTAAACGTTCCTATTCATAAAGGTGAGAATACTTACTATATATTTGCTTACGATTCTGTAGGCAACGGTAAACAGATACCTGCTAAAATCATTCACTACAATTATAACCCTGATAGCAGCCAAGTTAATCTCTCCTCCTCTAAATCTCAGGTATTAGCGGGTGAAGCATTCGATGTAGGAGTTAACTATTCGGTCACTGAAGATGTTTATTCTGCATCCTTCAGCTTAACGTATCCTACGAAACTACGTCTAAATACGATCAACCCAGAACTTATTATTACTGATCTTGCTAACGGCCTGAAACAAGTGGATTATACTCTCACCCTTCCAGAAGGAAGACTGAAAGGTACATTAGCATCATTTAATTTCACAGCTACAGAAGCGGGCTCCTATCCAATTAATATTTCAAAAGTAAAATTATTGAACAAAAAAGGCACTTCGATTCCTGTATATGGGATGTCTCCTATAACGGTTAAGGTTACGACTCCTCTAGATCCAGGACCTGGGCCAAATCCTAGTACAGGTCCATCTTATTCTGGATCTTATAGTAGTAATCCTACATCTACACCTAAAGATAATTCAAAAAAATTCAAGGCTGGATCCATCATTGAATCTAAACTCAACGATAAACTTACTGGAATATTGACTATTACTCCTTCATTATTAACAGAACAAATCACAAATACTAATACGAAGGCAGTGACGCTAGATTTATCGGATATATCCATTGATACCTTTGATCCCTTGAATATTTCGATATCTAGTGCATTAGCAGAGAAACTGCAACAATCTAAGAAAGATTTAGTCCTTGTTGGATTAAACTTTGAAATACGTATCCCTTCACAATCCATTGTTGACTTTGTAACAAAAGATGGATTCCTTATTCCATTGACGGAGTCTAAAAGCATCGGAGCGATTCAAGCTCCAGAAGGAGCATCAGCGAAATTTGCAGCACCAACCCTTACCGTTCATGGACAGACGAAGGAATTCAAGACACCTATTCAAATCAAGCTAAATCTGAGCACTTCAGGTGTTACAGATATACTAAAAGTGGGAATATACAGTCAATCCAAGGATAGTCAGTGGTCTTACTTCGGAATTCCGAGTCCCAACAGTAAGAATAACACGGTTCAATTCTCTACATCTGCACCAGGATCGTTTACCGCTATTGAAACGTTAAAGAGCTTCACAGATACTTCTAATCACTGGGCTAAACATGAGGTTGAAGTATTGGCAGCTCACTTCTTAGTAACGGGTAAGACGTCTGGCACAACATTTAGACCTAAAGACAATGTAAATCAAGCGGAATTCAATACTCTTCTTGACCGTCTACTCTCTTCAAACATGACATGGGATCAGCGTATGGCTGAGTCAGGAGCAAGAGATGAACTTACTCGTGAGCAAGTAGCCGTCCTGTTAAACAAAGCACTTGGTCAGACCGTATCGGAAGTAACTAAACAGCTTGATTTCAATGATCAGGCAACGATTTCCCCTGATGCTCGTGTCGCTGTAGCCTTCGTTGTAAGTAAAGGTTACTTGAAAGGAAATCCTAATCATTCTTTTAACCCTAAGGGAACTTTAACACGGGCAGAAGCAGCAATAATTCTGTATCGTGTATTATTAGATCAAGATACCTATTAA